A region from the bacterium genome encodes:
- a CDS encoding dihydroorotate dehydrogenase electron transfer subunit, whose amino-acid sequence MRVVKNECLKGGIFLLTIEDKEIATTSEPGQFVHIRVTDNYIPLLRRPFSIHCIEGDTFKVLYKVVGIGTKLLSSYKSGTKLDIIGPLGDGFDTSNYRRLTFVAGGIGVAPLYFLATCNKDKNLTILIGASTKEKVLCEAEFRELGNVIVATEDGSYGVKGVVTDLLTTVEKPDLLLACGPSQMLKFIRSYVLTHSIPCQLCLEQHMACGIGVCLGCAVKSKDGYKHVCKDGPVFWADEVEI is encoded by the coding sequence ATGAGAGTAGTAAAGAATGAATGTTTAAAGGGAGGCATTTTTTTATTAACAATTGAAGACAAGGAAATCGCAACAACTTCCGAGCCTGGTCAATTTGTGCATATCAGGGTAACGGATAATTACATACCTCTCTTGCGTCGGCCGTTTAGTATTCACTGTATAGAAGGGGACACATTCAAGGTACTCTATAAAGTTGTAGGTATAGGGACGAAGCTACTTTCAAGTTATAAATCTGGTACTAAACTTGACATAATTGGGCCGCTTGGTGATGGGTTTGATACTTCTAATTATAGAAGGCTAACCTTTGTAGCCGGTGGTATAGGTGTAGCTCCATTATACTTTCTTGCAACTTGTAATAAAGATAAGAATTTAACTATACTTATAGGGGCAAGTACTAAGGAAAAAGTCCTATGTGAAGCTGAGTTTCGTGAACTTGGTAATGTTATAGTTGCAACAGAAGATGGCTCTTATGGGGTGAAGGGTGTTGTCACAGATTTACTTACCACTGTGGAAAAACCTGATCTCCTACTTGCTTGTGGTCCTTCTCAAATGCTCAAATTCATAAGGTCTTATGTGTTAACCCATTCTATACCTTGCCAGTTATGTTTGGAGCAGCACATGGCTTGTGGTATAGGTGTCTGTTTAGGTTGTGCAGTGAAGTCAAAGGATGGGTATAAACATGTATGCAAGGATGGGCCTGTGTTCTGGGCAGATGAAGTAGAAATATAA
- a CDS encoding S1C family serine protease encodes MLESAHRAEVKTLNNKVYPVKSVVAEDREADLIRLSVDISQEVVSPLSVSTSIPEVGERVRVIGVPLGLEQTVSRVRGDGARFFQAHNRA; translated from the coding sequence GTGCTGGAAAGCGCCCATAGGGCTGAGGTTAAGACATTAAATAATAAAGTTTATCCTGTAAAGAGTGTTGTAGCAGAGGATAGGGAGGCAGACCTCATTAGGCTTTCTGTGGATATTTCTCAGGAAGTTGTGTCTCCTCTGTCAGTAAGCACTTCTATTCCCGAAGTAGGCGAGCGAGTTAGAGTAATTGGTGTTCCGTTAGGACTTGAACAAACAGTTTCTCGGGTTAGAGGAGACGGAGCCCGTTTTTTTCAAGCTCACAACCGAGCCTGA